One Candidatus Deferrimicrobium borealis genomic window carries:
- a CDS encoding efflux RND transporter periplasmic adaptor subunit: MRKVAIGIVLAAAVAFAGYVYFKKDDGVPPYRTAKVEKGEIVDAITATGNINAVTTVSVGSQVSGTIQQIFVDFNARVTKGQVIALIDPRLLESAVVQARANVDNAKASLERAEVAVIDTERTNRRNHELVKDGFVAQADVDSSQTAWEQAAAQKRSANAALRQAEAGLRVAQTNLEYATIRSPVNGIVISRNVDVGQTVAASFQTPTLFSIAEDLTKMQVDTNVDESDIGRAVLGQTVTFTVDAWPEKTFTGEVAQVRNSPIVTQNVVTYNVVVRVDNRELLLKPGMTANVSIEVKKYRDVLKIPNAALRFRPTAKGTETESAGKRPGNGKGKEAGGQRVYLLGKDGKPVPVRVKTGVSNGTFTVLEEGDLKEGDLLVTGESQGKKAGGSATPPGMGMGGFR, translated from the coding sequence ATGAGAAAAGTCGCGATCGGCATCGTCCTGGCGGCCGCCGTCGCCTTCGCCGGATACGTCTACTTCAAGAAGGACGACGGCGTTCCCCCGTATCGGACCGCGAAGGTGGAAAAGGGGGAGATCGTCGACGCCATCACCGCCACGGGAAACATCAACGCCGTCACCACGGTGTCGGTGGGGAGCCAGGTCTCCGGGACGATCCAGCAGATCTTCGTCGACTTCAACGCGCGCGTGACCAAGGGGCAGGTGATCGCCCTGATCGACCCGAGGCTGCTCGAGTCGGCCGTCGTCCAGGCGCGCGCCAACGTCGACAACGCGAAGGCGTCCCTCGAACGGGCGGAAGTCGCCGTGATCGACACGGAGCGGACGAACCGCCGGAACCATGAACTCGTCAAGGACGGATTCGTCGCCCAGGCCGACGTCGACTCCTCCCAGACCGCCTGGGAGCAGGCGGCGGCGCAGAAGAGGAGCGCCAACGCGGCCCTCCGGCAGGCCGAGGCGGGGTTGCGCGTTGCGCAGACGAACCTCGAATACGCGACGATCCGCTCGCCCGTGAACGGGATCGTCATCTCCCGCAACGTCGACGTGGGACAGACGGTGGCCGCCTCCTTCCAGACCCCGACCCTGTTCTCGATCGCGGAGGACCTGACGAAGATGCAGGTCGACACGAACGTGGACGAGTCGGACATCGGCCGGGCCGTCCTCGGCCAGACCGTGACGTTCACGGTGGACGCGTGGCCGGAAAAGACGTTCACGGGAGAGGTGGCGCAGGTCCGCAACTCCCCCATCGTGACGCAGAACGTGGTCACGTACAACGTGGTCGTCCGGGTCGACAACCGGGAGCTGCTCCTCAAGCCCGGGATGACGGCGAACGTCTCGATCGAGGTGAAGAAATACCGGGACGTCCTGAAGATCCCCAACGCCGCGCTCCGGTTTCGCCCGACGGCGAAGGGAACCGAGACCGAAAGCGCCGGGAAGCGCCCGGGAAACGGGAAAGGGAAAGAGGCGGGCGGGCAACGCGTCTACCTGCTGGGGAAAGACGGCAAGCCCGTTCCGGTCCGGGTCAAGACCGGGGTTTCCAACGGGACGTTCACCGTGCTCGAGGAGGGGGATCTGAAGGAGGGGGACCTCCTG
- a CDS encoding TolC family protein, with the protein MRKAMALLLAALLSLGALAFPGPAAAESARLTVDDAVRMAVQQNLGLQVETYNPAIAETDIRKARSIYDPTLSALLDHRGGNQQAAPTSADIQRTRNFDADASLDQLLPTGATASAAFTNFLYKDNLGISASRYAQPELTLSFSQPLLKGLGKRVTERGITTADDAMDLSLADWNQKALDTAAEARNRFLTLVKARESLATRKASLAVARRVHEENEARVKAGVLAAFELQDSELGVLAREKDLLDAELAERDAADQLRLTLHLPPETLLELPDTPWTDVPDPSEKEALEIALRRRPDLAKARTTLRTAEFNEEVSRNLALPALSVEGSAGVTATATDFGNAIDDMGTGKNQNWAVGLRFSVPLGNNSARADLAAARLKASQARVGVAVLEEATGLEIRSALRALETRRKQEEVSRKGVSVAETRLASFLKRGKLGLATTKDVLDAEANLTQAREVFSGARADFQSALTSLWKSTGELLDRHGVMIDGNSIASKARKGTS; encoded by the coding sequence ATGAGGAAAGCCATGGCACTCCTGCTGGCCGCGCTCCTCTCCCTCGGGGCCCTCGCGTTTCCCGGCCCCGCGGCCGCTGAGTCGGCGCGGCTTACCGTCGACGACGCCGTCCGGATGGCGGTGCAGCAGAACCTCGGCCTGCAGGTGGAAACGTACAACCCCGCCATCGCCGAGACCGACATCCGGAAGGCCCGATCGATCTACGACCCGACGCTCTCCGCCCTCCTGGACCACCGCGGGGGAAACCAGCAAGCCGCCCCGACGTCCGCGGACATTCAACGGACCCGTAACTTCGACGCGGACGCCTCGCTCGACCAGCTCCTCCCGACCGGCGCGACGGCCTCCGCGGCGTTCACCAACTTCCTGTACAAGGACAACCTCGGGATTTCCGCGTCCCGGTACGCGCAGCCGGAGCTGACCCTCTCTTTCTCCCAGCCGCTTCTCAAAGGACTTGGAAAACGGGTCACGGAACGGGGCATCACGACGGCGGACGACGCGATGGATCTCTCCCTGGCCGACTGGAACCAGAAGGCGCTCGACACCGCCGCCGAGGCGAGGAACCGGTTCCTCACGCTGGTCAAGGCGAGGGAAAGCCTCGCGACGCGGAAGGCGTCCCTCGCGGTCGCCCGGCGCGTCCACGAGGAGAACGAGGCCCGGGTGAAGGCCGGGGTCCTCGCCGCCTTCGAGCTGCAGGATTCCGAGCTCGGGGTGCTCGCGAGGGAAAAAGACCTCCTCGACGCGGAACTGGCGGAAAGGGACGCGGCGGATCAGCTTCGTCTCACCCTGCACCTGCCCCCTGAGACGCTCCTCGAGCTCCCGGACACCCCGTGGACGGACGTCCCGGACCCGTCGGAGAAGGAAGCCCTCGAGATCGCCCTGCGCCGGCGCCCCGACCTGGCGAAAGCCCGCACTACGTTGCGCACCGCGGAGTTCAACGAGGAGGTCTCCCGCAACCTCGCCCTTCCCGCCCTCTCGGTCGAGGGGAGCGCGGGAGTCACGGCGACCGCGACCGATTTCGGGAACGCGATCGACGACATGGGGACCGGAAAGAACCAGAATTGGGCGGTCGGTCTGCGCTTCTCCGTTCCGCTGGGGAACAACTCCGCGCGGGCCGACCTCGCCGCCGCGCGCCTGAAGGCGAGCCAGGCACGCGTCGGAGTCGCCGTCCTCGAGGAGGCGACGGGCCTGGAGATCCGGTCCGCCCTGCGGGCGCTCGAAACGCGCAGGAAGCAGGAGGAGGTGTCGCGCAAGGGGGTGTCCGTGGCGGAAACCCGCCTCGCCTCGTTCCTCAAGCGGGGGAAGCTCGGGCTTGCCACGACCAAGGACGTCCTCGACGCCGAGGCGAACCTGACGCAGGCGCGGGAGGTCTTCTCCGGCGCGCGCGCCGACTTCCAGTCGGCGCTCACCAGCCTGTGGAAGAGCACCGGGGAGCTGCTCGACCGTCACGGCGTGATGATCGACGGAAATTCCATCGCGTCGAAAGCGCGGAAGGGAACCTCATGA
- a CDS encoding peptidylprolyl isomerase produces the protein MRKLLGIAGIVLLCCGIAFGAETVRKGGNPVVKLETSLGVIKVELYPDKAPVSVKNFLAYVKEGHYDGLIFHRVIRDFMIQGGGFTKEMKERGSKHPPIKNEADNGLKNDRGTLAMARTSVVDSATAQFFINVVNNDFLNHRAKTPQGYGYAVFGKVVEGMDVVDKIRAVPTGNAGMFQDVPLQPVTITKATAVPE, from the coding sequence ATGCGAAAACTGCTCGGGATCGCCGGGATCGTTCTCCTATGCTGCGGAATCGCGTTCGGCGCCGAAACCGTCCGAAAAGGAGGCAATCCCGTGGTGAAACTCGAAACGAGCCTCGGTGTGATCAAGGTCGAATTGTACCCCGACAAGGCGCCCGTTTCCGTGAAGAACTTTCTCGCCTACGTCAAGGAAGGTCACTACGACGGGTTGATCTTCCATCGCGTGATCCGGGATTTCATGATCCAGGGCGGGGGGTTCACGAAGGAGATGAAGGAGCGCGGATCGAAGCACCCGCCGATCAAGAACGAGGCGGACAACGGGCTCAAGAACGACCGCGGCACGCTCGCGATGGCCCGGACCTCGGTCGTCGACTCCGCGACGGCGCAATTCTTCATCAACGTGGTGAACAACGACTTCCTCAACCACCGGGCGAAGACCCCGCAAGGGTACGGCTACGCCGTGTTCGGCAAGGTCGTGGAGGGGATGGACGTCGTCGACAAGATCCGCGCCGTGCCCACCGGGAACGCGGGCATGTTCCAGGACGTCCCCTTGCAGCCCGTCACCATCACGAAGGCGACGGCCGTGCCCGAGTGA
- a CDS encoding universal stress protein yields MYEKILVPLDGSDLAERAIGHAREIARGARSEILLLQAVTFPYPVIPEAALVPDAKWLARAKKEASRYLEGIAAPLREAGMPVRTLLDERPPADAILHVAEREEVDLIVMSTHGRGGLSRVLMGSVADSVSRATSRTVMLVKPERPAVATHADEGLHLNIP; encoded by the coding sequence ATGTACGAGAAGATCCTTGTCCCGCTGGACGGCTCCGACCTCGCGGAGCGTGCGATCGGGCACGCGCGGGAGATCGCCCGTGGAGCCCGGAGCGAGATCCTCCTGCTGCAGGCCGTCACCTTCCCCTACCCCGTCATCCCCGAGGCCGCCCTGGTCCCGGACGCCAAGTGGCTCGCCAGGGCGAAGAAAGAGGCCTCCCGGTACCTCGAAGGGATCGCCGCGCCGCTGCGCGAGGCGGGGATGCCCGTCCGCACGTTGCTGGACGAGCGGCCCCCCGCGGACGCGATCCTTCACGTGGCCGAGCGCGAGGAGGTCGACCTGATCGTCATGAGCACGCACGGGCGCGGCGGGCTTTCCCGCGTGCTGATGGGAAGCGTCGCGGATAGCGTGTCCCGCGCGACGTCGCGGACGGTGATGCTCGTGAAGCCCGAGCGGCCGGCCGTCGCGACGCACGCCGACGAGGGGCTGCACCTCAATATCCCGTAG
- a CDS encoding RluA family pseudouridine synthase yields MLTLQSLDVLPGESGARLDRFLRGRFPGVPSRSVRFAIEGGAVRVGGAASPKGRILREGETVTVASLAEDTDWLPVPSGLPGASVAYEDPHVAVLCKPQDAHTEPQRPLEAGTLAGYLRKLHPEVAGISPAPGLTLLTRLDFATSGAVPAALTAQAWTFLRHEREMGAIGKRYLCLVEGDVAEPIPIDYAIDAAGGGTVRVRKERADPDPCRWTWVEPVRSVGAGRTLVRATISRGKRHQIRAHLAAAGHPIVGDRRYAAVPPEGPGKTRLMLHAEEVTFRHPATGEPLRVVCPPGPEFTEHYLNET; encoded by the coding sequence ATGCTGACCCTCCAGTCGCTCGACGTCCTCCCCGGGGAATCCGGTGCCCGTCTCGACCGGTTCCTGCGGGGCCGGTTCCCGGGGGTCCCTTCGCGAAGCGTGCGGTTCGCCATCGAGGGGGGAGCGGTCCGGGTCGGCGGAGCCGCCTCCCCGAAGGGACGCATCCTCCGGGAAGGGGAGACCGTCACGGTGGCGTCCCTCGCGGAGGATACGGACTGGCTCCCCGTCCCTTCCGGGCTTCCCGGGGCGTCCGTCGCCTACGAAGACCCCCACGTCGCCGTCCTGTGCAAGCCGCAGGACGCCCACACCGAGCCGCAGCGTCCGCTGGAAGCGGGGACGCTCGCCGGCTACCTGAGGAAGCTTCACCCGGAGGTGGCCGGGATCTCCCCGGCCCCGGGCCTCACGCTGCTCACGCGCCTCGATTTCGCCACCAGCGGGGCGGTTCCGGCGGCGCTCACGGCGCAGGCGTGGACATTCCTTCGGCACGAGCGGGAGATGGGCGCGATCGGGAAGCGGTACCTTTGCCTCGTGGAGGGGGACGTGGCGGAGCCGATCCCGATCGACTACGCGATCGATGCGGCCGGGGGAGGGACCGTCCGGGTGCGGAAGGAGAGGGCGGACCCGGACCCGTGCCGCTGGACCTGGGTCGAGCCGGTGAGGAGCGTCGGCGCCGGGCGCACGCTGGTCCGGGCGACGATCTCCCGCGGCAAGCGGCACCAGATCCGGGCGCATCTCGCCGCCGCCGGCCATCCGATCGTGGGGGACCGCCGGTACGCCGCCGTCCCGCCCGAGGGGCCGGGGAAGACGCGCCTGATGCTCCACGCGGAGGAGGTGACGTTCCGGCACCCTGCCACGGGGGAGCCGCTGCGGGTCGTCTGCCCCCCCGGCCCGGAGTTTACGGAGCACTACCTTAACGAGACGTAG
- a CDS encoding DUF4124 domain-containing protein, translating to MIRRKRTSGTAMARWLFGGVLAFCTLLASPASADIYRWEDGSGGIHFTDDLSTVPPQYRGKALEIQKTPPKAGRPSVSTMGAPSSPPGPPLSPGPSGGEPPDQPAIPEDDDATAAEKLRAKVAAKEQFLRGVDEKQSLATNPYRNRIVSPSDLELYKKYKEELPADREQLKAIESRLAPARER from the coding sequence ATGATCCGGCGGAAACGAACTTCAGGAACGGCGATGGCCCGTTGGCTGTTCGGGGGGGTGCTTGCCTTCTGCACGCTCCTCGCCTCCCCCGCCTCCGCCGACATCTACCGGTGGGAGGACGGAAGCGGCGGGATCCATTTCACCGACGACCTCTCGACCGTCCCCCCGCAATACAGGGGGAAGGCCCTCGAGATCCAGAAAACGCCGCCCAAAGCCGGGCGGCCGTCCGTTTCCACGATGGGCGCCCCCTCCTCGCCGCCGGGCCCGCCCCTCTCCCCCGGGCCGTCGGGCGGAGAGCCGCCCGATCAACCGGCGATCCCGGAAGACGACGACGCCACGGCGGCCGAAAAGCTCCGCGCGAAGGTCGCCGCGAAGGAACAGTTCCTTCGCGGCGTGGATGAAAAGCAGTCCCTCGCGACCAACCCGTACCGGAACCGCATCGTCTCCCCCTCGGACCTGGAGCTGTACAAGAAGTACAAGGAGGAGCTCCCCGCCGACAGGGAGCAACTGAAGGCGATCGAGTCCCGCCTTGCCCCCGCCAGGGAGCGTTAA
- a CDS encoding ABC transporter ATP-binding protein has translation MPLLRIDDIHLSFGGVKAINGVSINVEKGSIHAIIGPNGAGKTSIFNCISSVYTPQRGAVHFEDRKVTGMKPDHVTHLGIARTFQNIALFHHMTVLDNLMLGRHQFMKCGILTGGIFLGPARTEEIENRKAVEDIIDFLEIENIRKKPVGTLAYGLRKRVELGRALALKPKLLLLDEPMAGMNLEEKEDMARFILDINEEWGVTILLIEHDLGVVMDISRRVSVLDFGVKISEGEPAEVASDPHVIKAYIGEDDVFLRDVEAR, from the coding sequence ATGCCGCTGCTTCGGATCGACGATATCCACCTCTCCTTCGGAGGGGTGAAGGCGATCAACGGGGTCTCGATCAACGTGGAGAAGGGGAGCATCCACGCGATCATCGGACCCAACGGCGCCGGGAAGACCTCGATCTTCAACTGCATCTCGAGCGTCTACACGCCGCAGCGGGGCGCGGTCCACTTCGAGGACCGCAAGGTCACCGGGATGAAGCCGGACCACGTGACCCACCTGGGCATCGCCCGCACCTTCCAGAACATCGCCCTCTTCCACCACATGACCGTCCTCGACAACCTGATGCTGGGACGGCACCAGTTCATGAAGTGCGGGATCCTGACGGGCGGCATCTTCCTCGGGCCGGCCCGGACCGAGGAGATCGAGAACCGGAAAGCGGTCGAGGACATCATCGACTTCCTCGAGATCGAGAACATCCGGAAGAAGCCGGTCGGGACGCTGGCCTACGGCCTTCGCAAGCGGGTCGAGCTGGGCCGGGCGCTGGCGCTCAAGCCGAAGCTCCTGCTGCTCGACGAACCGATGGCCGGGATGAACCTCGAGGAGAAGGAAGACATGGCCCGCTTCATCCTCGACATCAACGAGGAGTGGGGCGTCACGATCCTGCTGATCGAACACGACCTCGGCGTGGTGATGGACATCAGCCGCCGGGTCAGCGTCCTCGATTTCGGCGTGAAGATCTCGGAAGGGGAACCGGCGGAGGTCGCCAGCGACCCGCACGTCATCAAGGCGTACATCGGGGAGGACGACGTCTTCCTGCGGGACGTGGAGGCGCGCTGA
- a CDS encoding AMP-binding protein: protein MKEILKTHDTFPKLLVRNAETFGDRKVAMREKEFGIWQEFSWKEYHDHVKYFSLGMVSLGLRAGDKVAIIGDNRPEWVWGEVAAQAAGAVPLGLYQDSTLKEVSYIIDHSDASFVLAEDQEQVDKILDMKEQLPKVRFIIYSDPRGMRGYRHPFLLDFKEVENFGRDLEQRDPGLFARNVAAANYEDLAFICYTSGTTGFPKGAMLSFRNFLSMAANLMEVDGKFEKDEFVSFLPLAWIGEQMMCLSSALLTGFTVNFPEKPETVQENIREIGPTIMFSPPRIWENMTSTVQVKVMDASALKRRMFDWALPVGYAYSDAVFRKEAIPPILRLKQKLAYALVFRALKDRLGLLRIRSASTGGAALGPDVFKFFNAMGVNLKQIYGQTEISGISCIHREGDINFDSVGKPIPETEIRLSDSGEILSRSPSVFLGYYKNPEETEKTLSGGWLHSGDAGYFTGDGQLIVIDRVKDVMHLNDATRFSPQFIENKLKFSPYIKECVCLGDRRDFIASMLCIDYPNVGKWAESRRLSYTTYTDLAAKPEVLELLAKEVEKVNATLPETTRVRKFVPLYKELDADDDELTRTRKVRRAFVGERYKHVIEGMYAGEAAIPIDATIKYQDGKTSRIRTTLTVRNL from the coding sequence ATGAAGGAGATCCTCAAGACCCACGACACGTTCCCCAAGCTCCTCGTCCGCAACGCGGAGACGTTCGGCGACCGCAAGGTCGCGATGCGCGAAAAGGAGTTCGGCATCTGGCAGGAGTTCAGCTGGAAGGAGTACCACGACCACGTCAAGTACTTCTCCCTCGGCATGGTCTCCCTCGGCCTCCGGGCCGGGGACAAGGTGGCCATCATCGGCGACAACCGGCCCGAGTGGGTGTGGGGCGAGGTGGCGGCGCAGGCGGCGGGCGCGGTCCCGCTGGGGCTGTACCAGGACTCGACGCTCAAGGAGGTGTCGTACATCATCGACCACTCCGACGCCTCCTTCGTGCTCGCCGAGGACCAGGAGCAGGTCGACAAGATCCTCGACATGAAGGAGCAGCTCCCCAAGGTCCGGTTCATCATCTACAGCGACCCGCGCGGGATGCGGGGGTACAGGCATCCGTTCCTCCTCGACTTCAAGGAGGTCGAGAATTTCGGGCGCGATCTCGAGCAGCGCGACCCGGGGCTCTTCGCGAGGAACGTCGCGGCGGCGAACTACGAGGACCTCGCGTTCATCTGCTACACCTCCGGGACCACCGGCTTCCCCAAGGGGGCGATGCTGTCGTTCCGCAACTTCCTCAGCATGGCGGCGAACCTGATGGAGGTGGACGGCAAGTTCGAGAAGGACGAGTTCGTCTCCTTCCTGCCGCTGGCGTGGATCGGCGAGCAGATGATGTGCCTCTCCAGCGCGCTGCTCACCGGGTTCACCGTGAACTTCCCCGAGAAGCCCGAAACGGTGCAGGAGAACATCCGCGAGATCGGCCCCACGATCATGTTCTCCCCGCCGCGGATCTGGGAGAACATGACCTCCACGGTCCAGGTGAAGGTGATGGACGCCTCGGCGCTCAAGCGCCGGATGTTCGACTGGGCGCTTCCCGTGGGGTACGCATACTCCGACGCGGTCTTCCGGAAGGAGGCGATCCCGCCGATCCTGCGCCTGAAGCAGAAGCTGGCGTACGCCCTCGTCTTCCGGGCGCTCAAGGACCGGCTCGGCCTGCTGCGGATCCGGTCCGCCTCCACCGGCGGGGCGGCGCTGGGCCCCGACGTCTTCAAGTTCTTCAACGCGATGGGGGTGAACCTGAAGCAGATCTACGGCCAGACGGAGATCTCCGGCATCTCGTGCATCCACCGCGAGGGCGACATCAACTTCGACTCGGTCGGCAAGCCGATCCCCGAGACGGAGATCCGGCTCTCCGACTCCGGCGAGATCCTGTCGCGCTCCCCGTCCGTCTTCCTCGGCTACTACAAGAACCCCGAGGAGACGGAGAAGACGTTGAGCGGCGGCTGGCTCCACTCGGGCGACGCGGGCTACTTCACCGGGGACGGCCAGCTGATCGTGATCGACCGCGTGAAGGACGTGATGCACCTGAACGACGCCACCCGTTTCTCGCCGCAGTTCATCGAGAACAAGCTGAAGTTCTCCCCCTACATCAAGGAGTGCGTCTGTCTCGGGGACCGGCGCGACTTCATCGCGTCGATGCTCTGCATCGACTACCCCAACGTGGGGAAGTGGGCCGAGAGCCGCCGCCTCTCCTACACAACGTACACGGACCTCGCCGCGAAGCCGGAGGTGCTCGAACTCCTGGCGAAGGAGGTCGAGAAGGTGAACGCGACCCTGCCGGAAACCACGCGGGTGAGGAAGTTCGTCCCGCTCTACAAGGAGCTCGACGCGGACGACGACGAGCTGACCCGCACGCGCAAGGTCCGCCGGGCGTTCGTCGGGGAGCGGTACAAGCACGTGATCGAGGGGATGTACGCCGGCGAGGCGGCCATCCCGATCGACGCGACCATCAAATACCAGGACGGCAAGACGTCGCGGATCCGGACGACGCTCACCGTCCGCAACCTGTAG
- a CDS encoding branched-chain amino acid ABC transporter permease → MTTQYLLQLVISGLVIGSIYAAVALGFTIIYKATRVVNFAQGEFLMVGAYVCYAFLVQMHVPFWAALLLTILFALAMAVILERLVLRPMIGEPIISIIMVTIGLSLVLRSLVTAIWGNDILVYEPKLFPQETVSIGGIPVSQEFIWCFVLSMVLLAVFSVFFKFSKAGVAMRATAFNQQTAQSMGISVKSIFALSWIISAIVSGIGGVLIGNINGINSSLYHFGLKVFPATILGGLDSILGAALGGLIIGLLENLSDGLCKAYLDLSGVKEVAPYVILVVILMIKPYGLFGTKEIERV, encoded by the coding sequence ATGACGACGCAATACCTGTTGCAGCTCGTGATCAGCGGCCTGGTGATCGGGAGCATCTACGCGGCCGTGGCGCTGGGCTTCACGATCATCTACAAGGCCACGCGGGTGGTCAACTTCGCGCAGGGCGAGTTCCTGATGGTGGGGGCGTACGTCTGCTACGCCTTCCTCGTGCAGATGCACGTCCCCTTCTGGGCGGCGCTCCTGCTCACGATCCTCTTCGCGCTGGCGATGGCGGTGATCCTCGAGCGGCTCGTCCTGCGCCCGATGATCGGCGAGCCGATCATCTCCATCATCATGGTCACGATCGGGCTGTCGCTCGTCCTGCGGTCCCTCGTCACGGCGATCTGGGGGAACGACATCCTCGTCTACGAGCCGAAGCTCTTCCCGCAGGAAACGGTGTCGATCGGCGGGATCCCCGTCTCCCAGGAGTTCATCTGGTGCTTCGTGCTGTCGATGGTCCTGCTCGCCGTCTTCTCCGTCTTCTTCAAGTTCTCCAAGGCCGGGGTGGCGATGCGGGCCACGGCGTTCAACCAGCAGACCGCGCAGTCGATGGGGATCTCGGTCAAGTCGATCTTCGCCCTCTCCTGGATCATCTCCGCGATCGTCTCGGGGATCGGCGGGGTGCTGATCGGCAACATCAACGGGATCAACAGCTCCCTCTACCACTTCGGGCTGAAGGTCTTCCCGGCGACGATCCTCGGCGGGCTCGACTCGATCCTCGGCGCCGCCCTCGGGGGCCTGATCATCGGGCTGCTCGAAAACCTCTCGGACGGCCTCTGCAAGGCGTACCTCGACTTGAGCGGCGTGAAGGAGGTCGCCCCGTACGTGATCCTCGTCGTCATCCTGATGATCAAGCCGTACGGGCTGTTCGGGACAAAGGAAATCGAGCGAGTTTGA
- a CDS encoding branched-chain amino acid ABC transporter permease: MQYCGDFRTTYEKDVMIFQTPFIKVCMGFLGVALLALPFLIKGEYLWIALQILIAVIGAVGLNILTGFTGQISLGQGAFLGVGAYTSAYLTAKMGLSFWVGVPAAGLVTAMAGMVFGVPSLRLKGLYLAIATLASQFILEWVFIRWESVTGGSYGIAVPRPVIGDFSFESDRSYYYIVLAFTVVMTLFATNLIRTKTGRAFMAVRDHYISAEIMGISLYKYRLLSFGISSFYAGVAGALFGHALKFVSSEQFNIGVSIVYLAMIIIGGLGSIIGSVFGAVFMILLPKLLSVVTTVISADIPSLTRLVTAFEQGIFGLIIVLFLIFEPDGLAHRWRLIKAYWKLYPFSY; the protein is encoded by the coding sequence ATGCAGTATTGCGGAGATTTCCGGACCACCTACGAGAAGGACGTCATGATCTTCCAGACGCCCTTCATCAAGGTCTGCATGGGGTTCCTCGGCGTCGCCCTCCTCGCGCTGCCGTTCCTGATCAAGGGGGAGTACCTCTGGATCGCCCTGCAGATCCTGATCGCGGTCATCGGGGCGGTGGGGCTCAACATCCTCACCGGGTTCACCGGGCAGATCTCCCTCGGCCAGGGGGCGTTCCTCGGGGTGGGGGCGTACACCTCGGCGTACCTCACGGCGAAGATGGGGCTCTCCTTCTGGGTCGGCGTCCCGGCGGCGGGGCTGGTGACCGCCATGGCGGGGATGGTCTTCGGCGTCCCGTCTCTCCGCCTCAAGGGGCTCTACCTCGCCATCGCCACGCTGGCGTCCCAGTTCATCCTCGAGTGGGTCTTCATCCGCTGGGAATCGGTGACCGGGGGAAGCTACGGCATCGCGGTCCCGCGCCCGGTGATCGGGGACTTCTCCTTCGAGTCCGACCGCTCCTACTACTACATCGTCCTCGCCTTCACGGTGGTGATGACCCTGTTCGCGACGAACCTGATCCGGACGAAAACGGGCCGCGCCTTCATGGCCGTGCGCGACCATTACATCTCCGCCGAGATCATGGGGATCAGCCTCTACAAGTACCGGCTCCTCTCCTTCGGGATCTCCTCCTTCTACGCGGGGGTCGCGGGCGCCCTCTTCGGGCACGCGTTGAAATTCGTCTCCTCGGAGCAGTTCAACATCGGCGTCTCGATCGTCTACCTCGCGATGATCATCATCGGGGGGCTGGGGAGCATCATCGGATCGGTCTTCGGGGCGGTGTTCATGATCCTGCTGCCGAAGCTGCTCTCCGTCGTGACGACGGTGATCTCGGCGGATATTCCCTCCCTGACGAGGCTGGTCACGGCCTTCGAGCAGGGGATCTTCGGGCTGATCATCGTCCTGTTCCTCATCTTCGAGCCCGACGGGCTGGCGCACCGGTGGAGGCTCATCAAGGCGTATTGGAAGCTGTACCCGTTCTCGTATTAA